One segment of Pleomorphomonas sp. PLEO DNA contains the following:
- a CDS encoding FtsW/RodA/SpoVE family cell cycle protein produces the protein MVSRAERNPIADWWFTVDKLLLIAFLALIFGGIVLSLAASPAVAERIGIADSYYFVKRQAMFAIPAVFTLIAVSFLSPKHIRRMALVGFVVCVGLLILTLLIGPEVKGGRRWIIILGMSVQPSEFMKPMFAVLVGFLLAEGQKRPELPGRSFSMLLLGIVAALFIAQPDFGQTMLICLTWAGLFFISGMSWMWILVFAGAGAGGILSAYTLVPHVRSRIERFMNPEAGDTFQVQTAQEAFVNGGWWGQGPGEGTFKRILPDSHTDFVFAVLGEEFGLVLCMCLVLVFAFVVLRGMSHALKENDSYVRLAATGLIMQFGLQSCINMAVNLQLMPAKGMTLPFISYGGSSLVAVALSMGMLLALTRKRPDQTRFVAPIEFSPLPSRG, from the coding sequence ATGGTCTCGCGTGCCGAACGAAACCCGATAGCCGACTGGTGGTTCACCGTCGATAAACTGCTGCTCATCGCCTTTCTGGCGCTGATCTTCGGCGGCATCGTGCTGTCGCTGGCGGCGAGTCCCGCCGTCGCCGAACGCATTGGCATCGCCGATAGCTATTATTTCGTGAAGCGTCAGGCGATGTTCGCCATCCCCGCCGTCTTCACGCTGATCGCCGTTTCCTTCCTATCGCCGAAGCACATCAGAAGGATGGCGCTGGTGGGCTTTGTCGTCTGCGTCGGTCTGTTGATCCTGACGCTGCTGATTGGCCCGGAGGTGAAGGGCGGTCGCCGCTGGATCATCATCCTGGGCATGTCGGTGCAGCCGTCGGAATTCATGAAGCCGATGTTCGCCGTATTGGTCGGCTTCCTGCTCGCCGAGGGTCAGAAGCGGCCGGAATTGCCCGGTCGCAGTTTCTCGATGCTGCTGCTCGGCATCGTGGCTGCACTGTTCATCGCTCAGCCTGACTTCGGCCAGACCATGCTGATCTGCCTGACCTGGGCGGGGTTGTTCTTTATCTCCGGCATGAGCTGGATGTGGATCCTTGTTTTCGCCGGAGCTGGTGCCGGCGGCATCCTCTCGGCCTATACCCTGGTGCCGCATGTTCGCTCGCGTATCGAGCGCTTCATGAACCCCGAGGCGGGCGATACCTTCCAGGTGCAGACGGCGCAGGAAGCCTTCGTCAATGGCGGCTGGTGGGGGCAGGGACCGGGCGAGGGCACGTTCAAACGCATCCTGCCCGACAGCCACACCGACTTCGTGTTCGCCGTGCTCGGCGAAGAATTCGGCCTGGTGCTCTGCATGTGTCTGGTGCTGGTGTTCGCCTTCGTGGTGCTGCGCGGCATGAGCCATGCGCTGAAAGAAAACGACAGCTATGTCCGCCTCGCGGCCACCGGCCTCATCATGCAGTTCGGTCTGCAGTCCTGCATCAACATGGCGGTGAACCTGCAGTTGATGCCGGCCAAGGGCATGACGCTGCCGTTCATTTCCTATGGCGGCTCGTCGCTGGTGGCGGTGGCGCTCTCCATGGGCATGCTGCTGGCACTGACCCGCAAGCGGCCCGACCAGACCCGGTTCGTGGCACCGATCGAATTTTCGCCGCTGCCAAGCCGAGGCTGA
- the murG gene encoding undecaprenyldiphospho-muramoylpentapeptide beta-N-acetylglucosaminyltransferase, protein MTRTILIAAGGTGGHLFPAESLAYALAPRGFDVHLATDHRANNYGSEFPAREIHIIASATFGDRSPLGLLKSAANLVLGEAQSLSLVRRLDPAVTIGFGGYPTLPPLLAAWLTHRPTIVHESNAVMGRANRFLASRVTAIATTFKDTGLMGTGAARAVVTGNPVRPKVLAAVAPYRQPEADGKIDLLVFGGSQGARVFGEIVPPALEKLPADIAARLRLVQQVRPEDIDRVGAIYARLGIDHEIAPFFTDLPARIANAHLVVCRSGASSVAELTVIGRPSILVPLPHALDNDQKTNAIGLERAGGALMAEQASLTPEKLADLIAGLTRAPERLSAMAAAAKGEGRPDAVERLADLVEFIASGGKPADFASREIRP, encoded by the coding sequence ATGACCCGTACCATTCTGATCGCCGCCGGGGGAACCGGCGGCCATCTCTTCCCCGCCGAGTCGCTTGCCTATGCGCTCGCCCCACGCGGCTTCGACGTGCATCTGGCCACCGATCATCGCGCCAATAATTACGGCTCCGAGTTCCCGGCCCGCGAGATCCACATCATCGCCTCGGCGACCTTTGGCGACCGCTCGCCGCTCGGTTTGCTCAAGTCCGCCGCCAATCTGGTGCTCGGCGAAGCGCAGTCGCTGTCGCTGGTCCGCCGTCTCGACCCAGCGGTGACCATCGGCTTTGGCGGCTATCCGACGCTGCCGCCGCTTCTCGCCGCCTGGCTGACCCACCGTCCGACCATCGTCCATGAATCCAACGCGGTGATGGGGCGCGCCAACCGCTTCCTCGCCTCGCGGGTGACGGCGATCGCCACCACCTTCAAGGATACCGGCCTGATGGGCACCGGCGCCGCTCGCGCCGTCGTCACCGGCAATCCGGTGCGGCCGAAGGTGCTCGCCGCCGTGGCGCCCTACCGCCAGCCTGAAGCGGACGGCAAGATCGACCTTCTGGTGTTCGGCGGTAGCCAAGGCGCCCGGGTGTTCGGCGAAATCGTGCCACCGGCGCTGGAAAAATTGCCGGCCGACATTGCGGCCCGGCTGCGCCTCGTGCAGCAGGTTCGGCCCGAGGACATCGACCGGGTCGGCGCCATCTACGCCCGGCTCGGCATCGACCACGAGATCGCGCCCTTCTTCACCGACCTGCCGGCCCGGATCGCCAATGCTCACCTCGTTGTCTGCCGATCGGGCGCGTCGTCGGTGGCGGAGCTGACCGTCATCGGCCGGCCATCGATCTTGGTGCCGCTGCCGCATGCCCTCGACAACGACCAGAAGACCAACGCTATCGGTCTGGAGAGGGCCGGTGGCGCCCTTATGGCCGAGCAGGCATCGCTGACGCCGGAGAAACTCGCCGACCTCATAGCCGGTCTCACGCGGGCGCCTGAGCGTCTCTCTGCCATGGCCGCGGCCGCCAAGGGCGAAGGTCGCCCCGACGCGGTGGAGCGGCTCGCCGATCTCGTTGAATTCATCGCCTCCGGCGGCAAGCCCGCCGATTTTGCTTCTAGGGAAATACGTCCATGA
- the murC gene encoding UDP-N-acetylmuramate--L-alanine ligase, whose amino-acid sequence MKMPRDIGPVHFVGIGGIGMSGIAEVLQDLGYRVQGSDQAEGANVERLRASGIPVMIGHKGENLGAAEVLVVSSAIKHDNPELVAARERHLPIVRRAEMLAELMRFKQAIAVGGTHGKTTTTSLVAALLDAGGFDPTVINGGIINAYGTNARMGAGDWMVVEADESDGTFVKLPADIAIVTNIDPEHLDHYGTFDAARAAFRQFIENVPFYGFAVMCLDHPEVQALVSKIEDHRIITYGQNPQADARFTDLRIEGGHSRFSVEIRDRVSGEETVIPALELPMPGRHNVSNATAAIAVAHRLGISAEAIRKGLAAFGGVKRRFTRTGDFNGVTVYDDYGHHPVEIMAVLRAAREGATGKVVAVMQPHRYSRLHSLFPDFCKAFNDADTVIIGDVYPAGEQPIEGADKDHLVSGIKAAGHRDARALEGPDKLAGAIASIVKPGDMVVCLGAGNITQWAYALPGQLKALAGVE is encoded by the coding sequence ATGAAAATGCCCCGCGACATCGGGCCGGTTCATTTCGTCGGCATCGGCGGCATCGGCATGAGCGGCATCGCCGAGGTGCTGCAAGACCTCGGCTACCGCGTGCAAGGGTCCGATCAAGCCGAGGGCGCCAACGTCGAGCGCCTGCGCGCCTCCGGCATCCCCGTGATGATCGGCCACAAGGGCGAAAACCTCGGCGCCGCCGAGGTGCTGGTGGTGTCGTCTGCGATCAAGCACGACAATCCCGAGCTGGTGGCGGCCCGCGAGCGGCACCTGCCGATCGTCCGTAGAGCCGAGATGCTGGCCGAGCTGATGCGCTTCAAGCAGGCGATCGCCGTCGGCGGCACCCACGGCAAGACGACCACCACCTCGCTGGTGGCGGCGCTGCTCGATGCCGGTGGGTTCGACCCGACGGTGATCAACGGTGGCATCATCAACGCCTACGGTACAAACGCTCGCATGGGCGCCGGTGACTGGATGGTGGTGGAGGCCGACGAGAGCGACGGCACCTTCGTGAAACTGCCGGCCGACATCGCAATCGTCACCAATATCGATCCCGAGCACCTCGACCACTACGGCACGTTCGACGCCGCCCGCGCCGCCTTCCGGCAGTTCATCGAGAACGTGCCCTTCTACGGCTTCGCGGTGATGTGCCTCGATCACCCGGAGGTGCAGGCGCTGGTGTCGAAGATCGAGGATCACCGGATCATCACCTACGGCCAGAACCCGCAGGCTGACGCCCGCTTCACCGACCTCCGGATCGAGGGCGGTCACTCACGCTTTTCGGTGGAGATCCGCGATCGTGTCAGCGGTGAAGAGACGGTCATTCCGGCACTGGAACTGCCGATGCCCGGCCGCCACAATGTCTCCAACGCCACGGCGGCGATCGCCGTCGCCCACCGGCTCGGCATTTCGGCTGAGGCGATCCGCAAGGGCCTCGCAGCCTTTGGCGGTGTCAAGCGTCGCTTCACCCGCACCGGCGACTTCAACGGCGTCACCGTTTACGACGACTATGGTCATCATCCGGTGGAGATCATGGCGGTGCTGCGGGCGGCGCGCGAGGGGGCGACCGGCAAGGTGGTGGCGGTGATGCAGCCGCACCGCTATAGCCGCCTGCATTCGTTGTTCCCGGACTTCTGCAAGGCGTTCAACGACGCCGACACGGTGATCATCGGCGACGTCTACCCGGCCGGTGAGCAGCCGATCGAGGGCGCCGACAAGGATCACCTCGTTTCCGGCATCAAGGCGGCCGGCCATCGCGACGCCCGCGCCCTCGAAGGCCCTGACAAGCTTGCCGGCGCCATCGCTTCGATCGTCAAGCCGGGCGACATGGTGGTTTGTCTCGGCGCCGGCAACATCACCCAGTGGGCCTATGCGCTGCCGGGGCAGCTCAAGGCACTGGCGGGGGTAGAGTGA